The DNA sequence TGCAGTTTACTCCAGATACTGCTTTCACCGCAGGGGATTTGTACTCTGGCCAATACTATCGAAGTTACAAACCAGTACAAGTTAATAATATGATTCTGGTCGCTGACCGCATCTTTCGCATCGATTCCCTTACGAATCGTATCGTGTATACCGGCAGTGCAAGAGCGAACGAAGAACAACCCTACAATACCGAATGGGCGGTGCGGTGGCCATACGCCTATGGAGTCACCACCACTCACCATGTAGCAGTAGTAAAACTCGATACCACACCACCTCAAACAGTGCACCGATTCGATACAATATTCCAGCCCGTTTTTTGCAGAATCATTAACGATTCTTTGGTGATAGGGGGAGGGTGGTCAGTATGGTCGTTGGAGAATCCTCGAATTCCACAGTTTGTCGGAAACAATAGTCAGTTTCCTGGAATAGATTATTTGTGGGAGGAACCGGTCGACAGTGTATGGTTCGGATGGCGAGGTCCAAACTTCTATTTGATTTCGTTGGCACAGGGACTACTTGCACCAATGATTGTCGATACTTCCCGTCCATACGGACCGAATGAACATTCAATACCCAGTTGCAACGTCGCAAAGACGAGTTATGGCTGGATCGTGCATTTTGGAAACGTCTGGAGTGAAGAACCGAAATTCGCGCAATTGCGACAGTATCGCGATGCCCAGCATCATCAAAGACTTGACACATTGTGGAATTATCGACAACCAGTAGGCTTCGACTCGATCTACTTTGCTTACTATTACTATCAAGAACATCCCGAAGTACGGTTGGGAAAGGAAGGAAAGGCGATTGTTACGCGCGGAAGGCGAAAAGCGATTTTTGTCGCCGACACCGTAAACGCCCGCCATCATATGCGATGGTTGCCGCAAGGTATCTATCCAATAGCAATCGATGGTGAGCAAGTGTTAGCTTCGGGTAGTATTAACCGACAGTTTCATCTGTTAACGTGGAGTAACAGCAGTTGGCTGGACCAAACATTCCAAGTGCCGGATTCCGTAACGTCATCGGTGGAGTTGTTCCGTTCCAATCTGGTGGTTTTGCAAGGAAACTCCCAGTATCCTTTCCCGGTTTATCGATTCCAAGATGGAGAACTGGTATCAGACGGGGTTCTTTCTTTTCAGCCTATTACAATGCGAGAATCCAGCGCGATTCTGGACATCGGAGACAGTATTCGATGGTACCGAAAACAGGGTGGAGTCTGGCTGCCGCAAAATTGGAGTGTGCCGGGGTCGGGATACGCAATTACACAAGGTGACACCTTCACAACAAGCGGCGGGCAAATCTATGCTCTGCAACGGAATGCCGCTCCGATATTAGTTGTCGACTCGTTTCCATTTGGCATCAATGCAAAATTACTTCAAAGTAAATCCTGTTTTAATCTGCAAGAGCGGCTTGATAGTTATCACGGCATCTATACTCGTTACGACCACACATGGCAGGGGTGGGTAGAACGCGGTACTTTTATGTCTGGAATCCCCTTCCTCTACTATGGTTCGATGTTGTTGACAATGACCCCCGGTGCAATCTCGACCTATCGGATGCCACCGAATAATGCGACACCCGAGTTGATTGGAACGCTACCGTTCGATTTTGCTTTATCCAATCCCTATCCCAATCCTTTTAACTCGACTATCACCTTCCAGGTCGATCTCCCGCGTTCCGCAATGACCGGATACGCCATCTACGATGCTCTTGGTCGAGAAGTCTATGCCAACACCCCAGAACGCCTTTCTCTCGGGTCCTACACCCTTCACTGGAACGGTCTCGACAACAGTGGTATTCCGGCAAGCAGTGGCATCTACTTTATTCAGGTCCGAGCAGGAACCTTCTCCGCCGTCAAGAAAGTTATCATGTTGAAGTAGGGGTCGAAACGCTTCGACCCCACACCGTAGGACAGACACGATGGTCTGCCCCTACCCGAGAAAAAGGGCGGCTGCCAGCCGCCCCTACGGAACGGGTACCGACAGGTCTCCAGACCTGTACAAATTGGAACAGAAAGAGAAAAAACAGGATTGGAATCCTGTAAACACCACTACACCACTCTGTAGGACAGACACTCCTGTCTGTCCATGAAGTAACGCAGACAAGATTGTCCGCGCCACAGAAAAAGGGCGGCTGCCAGCCGCCCCTACGACCCACTATCCCAAAACTCCTTTCTCAAGATGAACTTTCGTATTATCTTTCCCCGACTTATCAAACAAGAAGTTTCAAAGCAATTGGTTGTTACAAATAGGCAGGCACTTGAACCGTTTTCTCGACACGATTGACCGCCGGGTCGTCATCGCCGATGGGGCGCTCGGAACGCAATTCTATGCGCAAGGCATCCCCTTTAGCCGATGCTACGACAGTCTGAATTTGACTGACCCGGTCGCCGTCGAACGGATTCACCGCAGCTATGTGGCGGTAGGTGCCGAACTCATCGAGACGAATACCTTTGGCGCGAATCGTGCCCGGTTAGCACAATTCGGATTATCGCATCGCGTGCAAGAAATCAACCGCCGCGGCGTCGAAATTGCCCGCTGGGTCGCTGGCGCTGATCGGTTTGTCGCCGGATCGATGTCTTCGCTCGGGAAACCGCTCGAGCCAATCGGAAAAATATCGATTCCCCAAGCAATCGAGATTTTCAGGGAACAAGCAGAAGCGTTAATTGAGGGCGGCGTCGACCTCATTCTGCTCGAAACGTTTACCACCTTGCAGGAAGCATTGCTTGCGTTGGAAGGCGCGAAACTCGCTGCCGCTCCTAAGAATATTCCGGTGTGGGTACAAATGTCGTTCACCGACGAAGGTAAAACCTTGGTGGGCGATAAACCGGAAGAGGTTGCGCGCAGACTAACCGAGGCAGGCGCTGACGGGGTCGGTTCCAATTGTTCGATGGGGCCGCAAATTCTGCTTGAAGTGATGGAACGGATGGCGCGCGTTCCGGGTATTCGGCTCTCCTGTTTACCGAACGCCGGTTTGCCGCAAGTGCTCGAAGGGCGTTACGTCTATCTCACCAGTCCGGCATATATGGCGGAATATGCCGACCGTTTTCGCGCATTGGGAGTTTCACTCATCGGCGGGTGTTGCGGTACGACCCCGGAACATATCAAAGAAATTGTGTTGACGGTGGGCGGAAAAACCATCGAGCGGCAATCGATTGGCGAAATCATCCATTTGACCGACATCGACCGCGAACCGGAGCATCTCGTCGAAACGGTTTCCGAACAACGCACCTTCATGGAGCAACTCCGCAGCGATCGCTTTTATGTGTCGGTCGAAATCGATCCGCCGCGCGGCGTCAACAGCGATAAATTGGTACAAGGTGCGCGGCTCTGTAAAGCGGGCGGCGTAGATTGCATCAATGTCGCCGATTCCCCGTTAGCGCGGGCGAGAATGTCGCCGCTCGCACTCTCCCATATCATTCGCGATAATGTCGGCATCGAAATTATTTTGCACATGAGCTGCCGCGACCGCAATGTTCTTGCGACCCAAGCGGAACTGATGGGAGCTCATGCCCTCCAGATACGCAACATCCTTGCTGTGACTGGCGATCCCCCGACGCTTGGCGATTATCCCGATGCGAAAGGAGTCTTCGAACTCGATAGTGTGAGCCTGACGAAACTCATGACCGCATTGAATCATGGCATGGATTTATCGGGACGAAAACTCGATTCCCCCTGTGACTATGCGATTGGCGTCGCCATTAATCCGACCGCGCCTGATCTTGGCGCCGAGTTGGAAAAGTATGTTCGGAAAGTCGAAGCGGGGGCGATGTTTGCGATGACGCAGCCGGTCTATGAACTCGATGCATTAGAGAATTTCTTCGCAAAGTACACAGGAAAAAAACTGCCGGTGATGGTCGGCGTTCTGCCCTTGCGCAACACCAAACACGCTGAATTCATCCACCATGAAGTGCCGGGCATGACCGTTCCGCAGCGAATCCGCGACCGGATGTACCAAGCGGGTGAAGCCGGTCCG is a window from the bacterium genome containing:
- a CDS encoding T9SS type A sorting domain-containing protein; this encodes MKRLGWILLLSLTLTGAATATPRWGDDFDWLGDTLAITVPLGMIAFGDTIVCHTPNNMFAMLQTDNHTFQKLWQMNIPRAVEMPYNNYYSTSNRFCHILRRGNRFYYGWPKAMIEWNGNDAPVYRGAIRNGLQFTPDTAFTAGDLYSGQYYRSYKPVQVNNMILVADRIFRIDSLTNRIVYTGSARANEEQPYNTEWAVRWPYAYGVTTTHHVAVVKLDTTPPQTVHRFDTIFQPVFCRIINDSLVIGGGWSVWSLENPRIPQFVGNNSQFPGIDYLWEEPVDSVWFGWRGPNFYLISLAQGLLAPMIVDTSRPYGPNEHSIPSCNVAKTSYGWIVHFGNVWSEEPKFAQLRQYRDAQHHQRLDTLWNYRQPVGFDSIYFAYYYYQEHPEVRLGKEGKAIVTRGRRKAIFVADTVNARHHMRWLPQGIYPIAIDGEQVLASGSINRQFHLLTWSNSSWLDQTFQVPDSVTSSVELFRSNLVVLQGNSQYPFPVYRFQDGELVSDGVLSFQPITMRESSAILDIGDSIRWYRKQGGVWLPQNWSVPGSGYAITQGDTFTTSGGQIYALQRNAAPILVVDSFPFGINAKLLQSKSCFNLQERLDSYHGIYTRYDHTWQGWVERGTFMSGIPFLYYGSMLLTMTPGAISTYRMPPNNATPELIGTLPFDFALSNPYPNPFNSTITFQVDLPRSAMTGYAIYDALGREVYANTPERLSLGSYTLHWNGLDNSGIPASSGIYFIQVRAGTFSAVKKVIMLK
- a CDS encoding bifunctional homocysteine S-methyltransferase/methylenetetrahydrofolate reductase; translated protein: MNRFLDTIDRRVVIADGALGTQFYAQGIPFSRCYDSLNLTDPVAVERIHRSYVAVGAELIETNTFGANRARLAQFGLSHRVQEINRRGVEIARWVAGADRFVAGSMSSLGKPLEPIGKISIPQAIEIFREQAEALIEGGVDLILLETFTTLQEALLALEGAKLAAAPKNIPVWVQMSFTDEGKTLVGDKPEEVARRLTEAGADGVGSNCSMGPQILLEVMERMARVPGIRLSCLPNAGLPQVLEGRYVYLTSPAYMAEYADRFRALGVSLIGGCCGTTPEHIKEIVLTVGGKTIERQSIGEIIHLTDIDREPEHLVETVSEQRTFMEQLRSDRFYVSVEIDPPRGVNSDKLVQGARLCKAGGVDCINVADSPLARARMSPLALSHIIRDNVGIEIILHMSCRDRNVLATQAELMGAHALQIRNILAVTGDPPTLGDYPDAKGVFELDSVSLTKLMTALNHGMDLSGRKLDSPCDYAIGVAINPTAPDLGAELEKYVRKVEAGAMFAMTQPVYELDALENFFAKYTGKKLPVMVGVLPLRNTKHAEFIHHEVPGMTVPQRIRDRMYQAGEAGPNMGVQIAQEFLREAKTMCEGVYLMPPFNKFEMAVDIIQVL